The Corallococcus exiguus genome has a segment encoding these proteins:
- a CDS encoding multicopper oxidase family protein: MGTLTRRSMLATAGATLTGGAMLLSGSEARARPEAQGTRGPRPGMPGRDYQPVVVPNGSKLPWKVVDGVKVFHLVAEEVEHEFAPGLKAFCWGYNGRVHGPTIEAVEGDRVRIYVTNRLPTPTTVHWHGILLPNGMDGVGGLNQKSIAPGETFQYEFSLRQSGTNMYHSHHDEMTQIGLGMTGMFVIHPRRPMGPRIDRDFVILLHEWRIDVGTRRPNPNEMTDFNVLTMNAKAFPGTEPLVVRQGERVRIRLGNLSPQNHHPIHLHGYHFRITETDGGPVPESARQPETTVLVPVGSARAIEFVADAPGDWALHCHMTHHLMNQMGHAFPNMIGVKPGGLDAKVRALLPGYMTMGQTGMAGMGEMGMPVPPNSIPMVGRQGKHDFITMGGMFTVLKVRARLDGYKDPGWYDNPPGTLAEAAGAESLRRDGIDVDAPAPVEPGSPA; encoded by the coding sequence ATGGGAACCCTGACCCGGCGAAGCATGCTGGCGACAGCGGGCGCTACCCTCACGGGTGGCGCGATGCTGCTGAGCGGCTCCGAGGCTCGCGCCCGGCCGGAAGCCCAGGGGACTCGCGGGCCGCGCCCCGGGATGCCCGGCCGGGACTACCAGCCCGTGGTGGTGCCCAATGGCTCCAAGCTGCCGTGGAAGGTGGTGGACGGCGTGAAGGTCTTCCACCTGGTGGCCGAGGAGGTGGAGCATGAGTTCGCGCCCGGGCTGAAGGCCTTCTGCTGGGGTTACAACGGCCGGGTCCATGGTCCCACCATCGAGGCGGTGGAGGGGGACCGGGTGCGCATCTACGTCACCAACCGGCTGCCCACGCCCACCACCGTGCACTGGCACGGCATCCTGTTGCCCAACGGCATGGACGGCGTGGGCGGCCTCAACCAGAAGTCCATCGCCCCCGGTGAGACGTTCCAGTACGAGTTCTCCCTGCGCCAGTCAGGGACGAACATGTATCACTCGCACCATGACGAGATGACGCAGATCGGCCTCGGCATGACGGGCATGTTCGTCATCCACCCGCGTCGGCCCATGGGGCCCCGCATCGACCGGGACTTCGTCATCCTGCTGCACGAGTGGCGCATCGACGTCGGCACCCGCCGGCCCAATCCGAATGAGATGACGGACTTCAACGTGCTCACCATGAACGCGAAGGCGTTCCCGGGCACGGAGCCGCTCGTCGTACGCCAGGGAGAGCGGGTGCGCATCCGGCTCGGCAACCTGAGCCCGCAGAACCACCACCCCATCCATCTGCATGGCTATCACTTCCGCATCACCGAGACGGACGGCGGGCCTGTTCCAGAGTCCGCGCGGCAGCCGGAGACGACGGTGCTCGTCCCAGTGGGCAGCGCACGCGCCATCGAGTTCGTGGCGGACGCGCCCGGCGACTGGGCCCTGCATTGCCATATGACGCACCACCTGATGAACCAGATGGGCCATGCCTTCCCCAACATGATTGGCGTGAAACCGGGTGGGCTGGACGCGAAGGTGCGCGCGCTGCTGCCCGGCTACATGACGATGGGCCAGACGGGCATGGCGGGGATGGGCGAGATGGGGATGCCTGTCCCGCCCAATTCCATCCCCATGGTGGGGCGCCAGGGCAAGCACGACTTCATCACCATGGGCGGCATGTTCACCGTGCTCAAGGTCCGTGCGCGACTGGACGGCTACAAGGACCCGGGTTGGTATGACAACCCGCCAGGCACGCTGGCCGAGGCGGCGGGCGCGGAGTCGCTGCGCCGGGACGGCATCGACGTGGATGCCCCGGCACCGGTGGAGCCCGGCTCACCGGCTTGA
- a CDS encoding HlyD family secretion protein, with the protein MFVALMVLCAGGLIAWSLFAKVPLVKASSQARIEPHNAVHRIEPPSAGRVVLSLLKLDQEVKEGDLLIEFDARVERLELERSKATLSATEKELAIIRQQITNKREEAALTARVDEVAVKEALGREQELAPRHRLAVEREQLALKSPTGSVSEMEKLERTTDVDALRFAQTAQGLALTRLRHEQNVRRQALAAQLLALEREELGAEGRIRDLQGTIDRLEYQIERKLYRAPATGHLVDVAELGAGAFIADGQRVGTIVASDAEVRVRARFPKEVVGLIQPGQTARLKLDGYPMTIYGTVPARVTAVGTEPGQTATPEAIPGTVRVELKFAPPDDPRIQLRHGMTLVVEVEVARASPVALLMRAVGEWNPQPEEQPTTVFRPEAEAR; encoded by the coding sequence GTGTTCGTCGCTCTGATGGTGTTGTGCGCTGGCGGGCTCATCGCCTGGTCGCTGTTCGCCAAGGTTCCGCTCGTCAAGGCCAGCTCACAGGCCCGGATCGAGCCACACAACGCCGTCCATCGCATCGAGCCGCCCAGCGCGGGCAGGGTCGTGCTCTCGCTGCTCAAACTCGACCAGGAGGTCAAGGAAGGCGACCTTCTCATCGAGTTCGACGCACGGGTCGAGCGCCTCGAGCTCGAGCGGAGTAAGGCGACGCTCTCCGCGACCGAGAAGGAGCTCGCCATCATCCGCCAGCAGATCACCAACAAGCGCGAAGAGGCGGCTTTGACGGCACGGGTGGACGAGGTCGCGGTCAAGGAGGCGCTGGGGAGGGAGCAGGAGCTCGCGCCCAGGCACCGGCTCGCGGTGGAACGCGAGCAGCTGGCCCTCAAGAGCCCGACGGGCTCGGTCTCGGAGATGGAGAAGCTCGAGCGCACGACCGATGTCGACGCGCTCCGCTTCGCTCAGACGGCGCAGGGCCTGGCGCTCACCCGACTGCGGCACGAGCAGAACGTGCGCCGTCAAGCCCTCGCCGCGCAGCTGCTGGCACTCGAGCGCGAGGAGCTGGGCGCCGAGGGGCGGATCCGGGACCTCCAGGGCACCATCGACCGCCTTGAGTACCAGATCGAGCGGAAGCTGTATCGGGCGCCGGCCACGGGCCACCTGGTCGACGTGGCGGAGCTCGGCGCGGGAGCGTTCATCGCCGACGGGCAGCGGGTCGGCACCATCGTCGCGAGCGATGCCGAGGTGCGGGTGCGCGCCCGTTTCCCGAAGGAGGTCGTCGGATTGATCCAGCCCGGTCAAACGGCGCGCCTCAAGCTCGACGGCTACCCGATGACCATCTACGGGACGGTCCCCGCCAGGGTGACGGCCGTCGGGACCGAGCCCGGCCAGACCGCCACGCCCGAGGCCATCCCCGGTACGGTGCGCGTCGAGCTCAAGTTCGCACCGCCGGACGATCCGCGCATCCAGCTGCGCCACGGCATGACCCTGGTGGTGGAGGTCGAGGTCGCGCGGGCGTCGCCTGTCGCGCTGCTGATGCGGGCGGTCGGCGAATGGAATCCGCAGCCTGAAGAACAGCCCACGACCGTGTTTCGGCCCGAAGCCGAGGCCCGCTGA
- a CDS encoding ATP-binding cassette domain-containing protein, which produces MTPPRRRRSIIPEVIQISATDCGPASLKSLFAGMGAELNYRVLREVCQTDVDGTSIVTLDEVANQLGLDSEQVMLPLDHVVVPEAKALPAIIVTLSAGGRPHFVVLWNRVGPFIQVMDPAAGRHWTRISTLLSHLYQHTTSVPATGWREWAGSEEAVATFERRLLELGETQARALVARALEDPGHLSIARLDAACRASEAMIRAGAVRRGRTAAGLLQSMMAKDDSGEVPIPAAYWSVRPNPEVEGELSMTGAVLMRVRGWREASRAGEDAPRAVLASDLATELVAKQVSPARTLLRLRGEDSWVVPGLIAVGLVFATFGRILQALMLRGVLDLGRDLGTFAQRATGMAVLAGVALCFMLIQIPISLGLLGIGRRLEVRLRKAYFEKLPEMEDRYFQSRLASDMASRTHNIQAMRSLPLLLSQALVLSLEVASITAALIWAAPHAWHIVLALAAVTLLVPLVAQKLLFEPDLRVQMHSGALSGFTLNALVGLTPIRIHGAERSLRRAQETLLVSWSKARYWLQTLSVGFEGGLMLVSYGLVMLLVYSYLEGTDRASLVLLVVYWALRFPILGQRLMMLSRAFPNAMNRVRRLLDVIGDIKDPQARPEAPVQEPVAPAGAASGVSIAMEKVRVKGGGHTILDKVSLSIAPGEHVAVVGVSGAGKSTLVGLLLGWLRPARGEIKIDGQVLDQAAVERLRRTTAWVDPAISLWNQSLIDNLRYGNDGAHGWSLSGALKGAEMLDILEALPDGLQTSLGEGGGLVSGGQGQRVRLARAMLRSGVRLAILDEPFRGLDRDRRARLLAESRRLWADITLLCVTHDVEHTQEFDRVLVIENGRILENGPPKELLANKDSRYAVLLRADQENRTLLWGGGSWRHWWLSHGQLVERPAPKPVETPVAEPVAGKLELAG; this is translated from the coding sequence ATGACTCCTCCCAGGCGCCGGCGCTCGATCATTCCCGAGGTGATCCAGATCTCGGCGACGGATTGCGGCCCCGCTTCACTCAAGAGCCTGTTCGCGGGGATGGGCGCCGAGCTCAACTATCGCGTCCTTCGCGAAGTGTGTCAGACGGACGTCGATGGCACCTCGATCGTCACCTTGGATGAAGTCGCGAACCAGCTCGGGCTCGACTCCGAGCAGGTGATGCTTCCGCTCGATCACGTGGTGGTCCCCGAAGCCAAGGCGCTTCCCGCCATCATCGTCACGCTCAGCGCGGGAGGACGGCCGCACTTCGTGGTGCTGTGGAATCGCGTCGGCCCGTTCATCCAGGTCATGGACCCGGCGGCGGGCCGTCACTGGACCCGGATTTCGACGCTGCTGAGCCACCTGTACCAGCACACCACGTCCGTCCCGGCGACCGGCTGGCGCGAATGGGCTGGGTCCGAGGAGGCGGTCGCGACGTTCGAGCGCCGCCTGCTGGAGCTGGGTGAGACGCAGGCGCGGGCGCTGGTTGCCCGGGCACTCGAGGACCCCGGGCATCTGTCGATCGCCAGGCTCGACGCCGCGTGCCGGGCGTCCGAAGCGATGATCCGCGCGGGCGCCGTCCGGCGAGGCCGGACGGCGGCGGGTCTGCTGCAATCCATGATGGCGAAGGACGATTCCGGCGAAGTGCCCATTCCCGCTGCCTATTGGTCCGTTCGCCCCAACCCCGAGGTGGAGGGCGAGCTGTCGATGACCGGCGCGGTGCTGATGCGGGTTCGCGGTTGGCGCGAGGCTTCGCGCGCAGGCGAAGACGCGCCGAGAGCCGTGCTCGCGAGCGACCTGGCGACGGAGCTCGTCGCCAAGCAGGTGAGCCCGGCGCGAACGCTGCTCCGCCTGCGAGGCGAAGATTCGTGGGTCGTTCCGGGCCTGATTGCGGTGGGACTGGTGTTCGCCACCTTCGGGCGGATCCTGCAAGCGCTGATGCTCCGTGGCGTGCTCGACCTGGGGCGCGACCTCGGCACGTTCGCGCAGCGTGCGACGGGCATGGCCGTTCTCGCGGGCGTCGCGCTCTGCTTCATGCTCATCCAAATCCCCATTTCATTGGGATTGCTCGGCATCGGCCGCCGGCTCGAGGTGCGGCTGCGGAAGGCGTATTTCGAGAAGCTCCCCGAGATGGAGGACCGCTATTTCCAGAGCCGGCTCGCCTCCGACATGGCGTCTCGCACGCACAACATCCAGGCGATGCGGTCGCTGCCGCTCCTGCTCTCGCAAGCCCTGGTCCTGTCGCTCGAAGTCGCGAGCATCACTGCCGCGCTCATCTGGGCCGCACCGCACGCATGGCACATCGTGCTCGCGCTCGCGGCGGTCACGCTGCTCGTGCCCCTGGTCGCGCAGAAGCTGCTCTTCGAGCCCGACCTGCGCGTGCAGATGCACTCAGGCGCGCTCAGCGGATTCACCCTGAACGCGCTCGTCGGGCTCACGCCGATCCGGATCCACGGCGCCGAGCGGTCGCTGCGCCGCGCGCAGGAGACCTTGCTCGTCAGCTGGAGCAAGGCGCGCTATTGGCTCCAGACGCTGTCGGTCGGGTTCGAAGGCGGGCTGATGCTGGTGAGCTACGGCCTCGTCATGCTGCTCGTCTATTCGTACCTCGAGGGCACCGATCGGGCTTCGCTGGTGTTGTTGGTCGTCTATTGGGCGCTGCGCTTCCCCATCCTCGGCCAGCGGCTGATGATGCTGAGCCGCGCGTTCCCGAATGCGATGAACCGGGTTCGCCGGCTCCTCGACGTCATCGGCGACATCAAGGATCCGCAGGCCCGGCCCGAGGCGCCAGTGCAGGAGCCTGTCGCGCCCGCGGGCGCCGCGAGCGGCGTTTCGATCGCGATGGAGAAGGTCCGCGTGAAAGGCGGCGGTCACACCATCCTCGACAAGGTTTCCTTGAGCATCGCCCCCGGCGAGCACGTGGCCGTGGTCGGTGTCTCTGGAGCAGGCAAGTCGACGCTGGTCGGCCTTTTGCTCGGCTGGCTCCGGCCGGCGCGCGGCGAGATCAAGATCGACGGGCAGGTGCTCGATCAGGCCGCTGTCGAGCGGCTGCGGCGCACCACGGCCTGGGTGGATCCGGCGATCAGTCTCTGGAACCAGAGCCTCATCGACAACCTCCGGTATGGCAACGACGGCGCGCACGGCTGGTCACTGTCGGGGGCGCTCAAGGGCGCCGAGATGCTCGACATCCTCGAGGCGCTTCCAGACGGGCTGCAGACGTCGTTGGGCGAAGGTGGAGGGCTGGTCTCGGGCGGCCAGGGTCAGCGCGTGCGCCTGGCGCGCGCGATGCTTCGCTCCGGCGTGCGCCTGGCCATCCTCGACGAGCCCTTTCGCGGTCTCGATCGCGACCGGCGCGCGCGGCTCCTCGCCGAGTCCCGGCGGCTCTGGGCAGACATCACGCTCCTCTGTGTCACCCACGACGTCGAGCACACCCAGGAGTTCGATCGCGTGCTCGTGATCGAGAACGGTCGGATCCTCGAGAACGGGCCGCCGAAGGAGCTGCTCGCGAACAAAGATTCGCGGTACGCCGTGCTCCTTCGCGCCGACCAGGAGAATCGCACGCTGCTCTGGGGCGGTGGGAGCTGGCGCCATTGGTGGCTTTCGCACGGCCAGCTGGTGGAGAGGCCGGCGCCGAAGCCGGTGGAGACGCCGGTCGCGGAGCCCGTCGCAGGCAAGTTGGAGCTGGCGGGATGA
- a CDS encoding ATP-binding cassette domain-containing protein: protein MTRSHSDLLWPVERLPDALEQLAQRQGYGRAAGEIAPPAAAVEPSRVWMFALGDRLGVELEPITPLYHELPDVLERAAPCILQVRRDGVPSYLVLLGTRRGKLRLLARDATAVSVQTKSVLALLREEQEATVAEVDQLLGGVEMSPRAREHARSQMLLQRLGQAQLRTGWIMRPRRTASRRTLLGDIPSLAAGILVSHTLLSLVLAGSFWLLGRAALQAHLETGWFLGWIAVIACAIPLRMLEVWWQGVFSIRLGTLLKQQLLAGTLKLTPDEVRLDGIGRHFGRVAEAEVVEQLAVGGALLAVLSLVDLILAGVILVLGAGGWPQAMVLVLWVVVAFVLARRHYGVQRAWSSARVEITHDLLERMLGHRTRLAQLPLERWHDGEDVRLSSYSEISKVMDRRTMQLTALLRDGWLVLALLTLLPAFSSGTANPSALAVSVGGILLALRAFDEVAVYFQQVSQAAVSFEQIRDLLLAVGRPELESKVPLEMEGGKPTDAAGGTLIEARGVTFRHDARTRPVLENCSFQIAQGDRILLEGPSGGGKSTLVSLLTGLRTPQGGVMLLHALDRATFGSSGWRKRITAAPQFHENHVLSGSFAYNLLLGREWPTSPELRTKAAALCKELGLDELIAKMPAGLEEMIGETGWQLSHGEKSRLYIARTLLQGVELVILDESFASLDPETMRVAQRCVLNHAKALVVVSHP, encoded by the coding sequence ATGACGCGCTCGCACTCCGACCTGTTGTGGCCGGTCGAGCGACTGCCCGACGCGCTGGAGCAGCTGGCGCAGAGGCAAGGCTATGGCAGGGCCGCGGGCGAGATCGCTCCGCCCGCGGCGGCCGTCGAGCCGAGCCGGGTCTGGATGTTCGCGCTCGGAGATCGACTCGGCGTGGAGCTCGAGCCGATCACGCCGCTCTACCACGAGCTGCCCGACGTCCTCGAACGCGCCGCGCCCTGCATCCTCCAGGTCCGGCGAGACGGCGTCCCGTCCTATCTCGTGCTGCTGGGGACGCGGCGCGGGAAACTGCGCCTGCTCGCGCGCGACGCCACGGCGGTTTCGGTCCAGACGAAGAGCGTGCTCGCGCTCCTGCGCGAAGAGCAGGAAGCCACCGTCGCCGAGGTGGACCAGCTGCTCGGCGGCGTGGAGATGTCGCCCCGTGCGCGCGAGCACGCCCGCTCACAGATGCTGCTGCAGCGGCTCGGCCAGGCGCAGCTGCGCACCGGCTGGATCATGCGCCCCAGGCGCACTGCGAGCCGGCGGACGCTGCTCGGCGACATCCCGTCGCTCGCCGCCGGCATCCTCGTGAGCCACACGCTCCTCTCGCTGGTGCTGGCTGGCTCGTTCTGGTTGCTCGGTCGCGCCGCGCTCCAGGCCCACCTCGAGACCGGCTGGTTCCTGGGGTGGATCGCCGTGATCGCGTGCGCGATTCCGTTGCGCATGCTCGAGGTGTGGTGGCAGGGCGTGTTCTCGATCCGGCTCGGAACGCTGCTGAAGCAGCAGCTCCTCGCGGGAACCCTCAAGCTGACCCCCGACGAGGTGCGGCTCGACGGCATCGGCCGCCATTTCGGCCGCGTCGCCGAGGCCGAGGTCGTCGAGCAGCTTGCGGTCGGCGGCGCCCTGCTCGCGGTGTTGTCGCTCGTCGACTTGATCCTGGCGGGCGTCATCCTTGTGCTCGGGGCGGGAGGGTGGCCCCAGGCGATGGTGCTCGTCCTGTGGGTCGTGGTCGCGTTCGTCCTCGCGCGCCGCCACTACGGCGTCCAGCGGGCGTGGTCGAGCGCGCGCGTCGAGATCACCCACGACCTGCTCGAGCGCATGCTCGGCCATCGAACGCGGCTGGCGCAGCTTCCACTCGAGCGCTGGCATGATGGCGAAGACGTCCGCTTGAGCTCCTACTCCGAGATCTCGAAGGTCATGGATCGCCGGACCATGCAGCTGACCGCGCTCCTGCGCGACGGCTGGTTGGTGCTCGCCCTGCTGACCTTGCTGCCGGCGTTCAGCAGCGGTACGGCCAATCCCAGCGCGCTGGCGGTGTCCGTGGGCGGCATCTTGCTCGCGCTGCGAGCCTTCGACGAGGTCGCCGTCTACTTCCAGCAGGTCTCCCAGGCGGCGGTGTCGTTCGAGCAGATCCGCGACTTGTTGCTCGCGGTGGGCCGCCCCGAGCTCGAATCGAAAGTCCCTCTCGAAATGGAGGGAGGCAAGCCCACCGACGCCGCCGGTGGAACCCTCATCGAGGCACGGGGCGTGACCTTCCGGCACGACGCGCGCACCCGGCCGGTGCTCGAGAACTGCTCGTTCCAGATCGCGCAGGGCGACCGCATCCTGCTGGAGGGCCCATCGGGCGGTGGCAAGTCGACGCTGGTGTCGCTGTTGACGGGCCTGAGGACGCCGCAGGGCGGTGTGATGCTGCTGCACGCGTTGGACCGCGCGACGTTCGGCTCCTCGGGCTGGCGCAAGCGCATCACCGCCGCGCCGCAGTTCCACGAGAACCACGTCCTGTCCGGCAGCTTCGCGTACAATCTCCTGCTCGGGCGCGAGTGGCCGACCTCGCCCGAGCTGCGGACCAAGGCCGCCGCGCTGTGCAAGGAGCTCGGGCTGGACGAGCTGATCGCCAAGATGCCCGCCGGCCTCGAGGAGATGATCGGCGAGACCGGCTGGCAACTCTCGCACGGCGAGAAGAGCCGGCTCTACATCGCGCGCACGCTGCTGCAGGGGGTCGAGCTGGTCATCCTCGACGAGAGCTTCGCCTCCCTCGATCCCGAGACCATGCGGGTCGCGCAGCGCTGCGTCCTCAACCACGCGAAAGCCCTCGTGGTCGTCAGCCACCCATGA
- a CDS encoding TolC family protein, with protein MRLRFTLALLATLCSGCELIRPVVVEPPLAPSSYSTAVDPRTEPPQPSSAPEGGVPSPQPSEEGVPAQPAEPVTQDSVWWTAFADPALDTAIQECFGDNLALRDARELIYENQLDPAVPQGWWYPLQIGILNPAGLSHVVANVPPAPPTRTEYSVATVGVGVAYQVDLFGALDAQRRAGLNFAEQQRQLTEGRVQDLAVRITQIWFDILEARALRDLTLRQIDYNKELLQLIRARFEQHLTPRLVVLQQEQLLLNLESQVPLIATRNALLNSELKALLGRVPSPADDVIPLDRQLPDLPPPPKLGTPGDLNVNTPEMRLAELRVAEVEHRINANLASWLPTIQLVGNVGASKYGLSEPVLGESVVGVGLTWALFDGRRVTEYLRLPIQLQRRHVQYQLALHTAIGRVQDAVVQEENEATSLRSLRAQVQLGRQLLDEARRIFEQGQSDYLTVLSALTNLVGLERASLQAQRLLLNHRVEVYRSLGGTWSRDVTLERE; from the coding sequence ATGAGACTTCGATTCACGCTCGCCCTCCTCGCGACGCTCTGCTCCGGTTGCGAGCTGATCCGTCCCGTCGTCGTCGAACCGCCTCTAGCGCCGAGCAGCTACTCGACCGCCGTCGATCCGCGCACCGAGCCGCCCCAACCGTCCAGCGCACCCGAGGGCGGGGTTCCAAGCCCGCAGCCGTCGGAGGAGGGCGTGCCCGCGCAGCCAGCCGAGCCCGTTACCCAGGACTCAGTCTGGTGGACGGCGTTCGCCGATCCGGCTCTCGACACGGCCATCCAGGAGTGCTTCGGCGACAACCTGGCCCTGCGCGACGCGCGGGAGCTGATCTACGAGAACCAGCTCGACCCCGCCGTGCCGCAAGGTTGGTGGTACCCGCTCCAGATCGGCATCCTGAACCCGGCGGGGCTGAGTCATGTCGTCGCCAACGTTCCGCCCGCGCCGCCAACCCGGACCGAGTACAGCGTCGCCACCGTCGGTGTCGGCGTGGCCTACCAGGTCGACCTGTTTGGAGCCCTCGATGCGCAGCGGCGCGCGGGATTGAACTTCGCCGAGCAGCAGCGGCAGCTCACCGAGGGCCGCGTCCAGGACCTCGCGGTGCGGATCACCCAGATCTGGTTCGACATCCTCGAGGCCCGCGCGCTCCGGGACCTCACGCTGCGGCAGATCGACTACAACAAGGAGCTGCTCCAGCTGATTCGAGCGCGGTTCGAGCAGCACCTCACGCCCCGGCTCGTGGTGCTGCAGCAGGAGCAGCTGCTGTTGAACCTCGAATCGCAGGTGCCGCTGATCGCCACCCGGAACGCGCTCTTGAATTCGGAGCTGAAGGCGCTGCTGGGCCGGGTACCCAGCCCCGCCGACGACGTCATTCCACTCGATCGACAGCTTCCCGATCTCCCGCCCCCACCGAAACTCGGAACGCCGGGCGACCTGAACGTGAACACGCCCGAGATGCGGCTCGCGGAGCTGCGCGTCGCCGAGGTCGAGCACCGCATCAACGCGAACCTGGCGAGCTGGCTTCCGACGATCCAACTGGTGGGCAACGTGGGCGCTTCGAAGTACGGCCTCTCGGAGCCGGTCCTGGGCGAGTCCGTCGTCGGGGTGGGCCTGACCTGGGCCCTGTTCGATGGAAGGCGAGTCACCGAGTACTTGCGACTGCCGATCCAGCTCCAGCGTCGCCACGTCCAATACCAGCTCGCGCTGCACACCGCGATCGGACGGGTGCAAGATGCCGTGGTCCAGGAGGAGAACGAGGCGACGAGCCTGCGCAGCCTGCGCGCGCAGGTCCAGCTCGGGCGGCAGCTCCTGGACGAGGCGAGGCGGATCTTCGAGCAGGGGCAATCGGACTATCTGACGGTGCTCTCCGCCCTGACGAATCTGGTCGGGCTCGAGCGCGCAAGTCTGCAAGCGCAACGGCTGCTGCTCAACCATCGCGTCGAGGTCTATCGCTCGCTCGGCGGCACCTGGTCGCGCGACGTCACACTGGAGCGGGAGTGA
- a CDS encoding phosphotransferase enzyme family protein → MHPELVRRFHEPIRDEAARRYGLSPEQLTELTAFENFVYEAENDDGEGLILRISHSTRRTIDYTLGEVEFVRYLAAARIPIASPVLSDSGQFVERIEDREPGSYFVATAFERAPGIVFDDAPPLKERYWKPPLFRDLGRLFARLHNRAQTYAPSSPRLKRQEWHEYDVVDIDRFAPPEEKLVRERTAAIIARLNQLPRTPESYGLIHADLHMHNFCFAEGKITAFDFDNCEYAWFVKDIAVLLFYIARGEAREARDEAATAFLGPFLEGYRELRRMEREWLAAVPDLLALQRSMNYALFHQYRDPAVLDESTLDRWGRFRRDIEADTPVLQIDFTSF, encoded by the coding sequence ATGCATCCAGAGCTCGTCCGCCGCTTCCACGAACCGATTCGCGATGAGGCTGCGCGCCGGTATGGCCTGTCGCCCGAGCAGCTCACCGAACTCACGGCCTTCGAGAACTTCGTCTACGAGGCGGAGAACGACGACGGCGAGGGCCTGATCTTGCGCATCTCGCACAGTACGCGGCGAACGATCGACTACACGCTGGGTGAGGTCGAGTTCGTTCGCTATCTGGCCGCCGCGCGCATTCCCATCGCCTCGCCGGTCCTCTCCGATTCGGGGCAGTTCGTGGAGCGGATTGAAGACCGCGAGCCCGGCAGCTACTTCGTCGCCACCGCGTTCGAGCGCGCGCCGGGCATCGTCTTCGACGACGCGCCTCCGCTCAAGGAGCGCTACTGGAAGCCCCCCCTGTTCCGCGACCTGGGCCGGCTGTTCGCGCGGCTCCATAACCGCGCCCAGACCTACGCGCCTTCGAGCCCCAGACTCAAGCGCCAGGAATGGCATGAGTACGACGTGGTCGACATCGACCGGTTCGCGCCTCCCGAGGAGAAGCTCGTTCGCGAGCGCACCGCGGCGATCATCGCGCGATTGAACCAGCTACCGCGAACACCGGAGAGCTACGGGCTGATCCACGCCGATCTCCACATGCACAACTTCTGCTTCGCCGAAGGGAAGATCACCGCGTTCGACTTCGACAACTGCGAGTACGCGTGGTTCGTCAAGGACATCGCGGTACTCCTCTTCTACATCGCGCGAGGCGAGGCTCGAGAGGCGCGCGACGAAGCGGCCACTGCGTTCCTGGGGCCGTTCCTCGAAGGGTATCGGGAGCTCCGACGGATGGAGCGCGAGTGGCTCGCGGCCGTGCCGGACCTGCTCGCGCTCCAGCGCTCGATGAATTACGCGCTGTTCCACCAGTATCGCGACCCGGCCGTGCTCGACGAGAGCACGCTCGACCGGTGGGGGCGGTTCCGGCGCGACATCGAAGCGGACACACCCGTCCTGCAGATTGATTTCACGAGCTTCTAG